Proteins encoded in a region of the Diabrotica undecimpunctata isolate CICGRU chromosome 10, icDiaUnde3, whole genome shotgun sequence genome:
- the LOC140451762 gene encoding uncharacterized protein — MGSSREPVRRAEGAKNLRSLNHYPARSTTLYVATYNCRSLANQARLIELENEAVNIKWDVIGISEVRRKDEELIELESGNILYHKGTENGRTSGVGFLINKKWKDRIIDIASTSDRVASLSLRLSRRYTIQIVQVLSSLNG, encoded by the coding sequence ATGGGTAGTTCTCGGGAACCAGTCAGGagggcagagggtgctaagaatctgcggAGTCTAAACCACTACCCAGCCAGATCAACAACACTATACGTAGCGACCTATAACTGCAGGTCGTTAGCGAACCAGGCAAGACTCATAGAGTTAGAAAATGAAGCAGTCAATATTAAATGGGATGTCATCGGAATAAGCGAAGTAAGACGAAAGGACGAAGAGTTAATAGAACTTGAATCGGGCAACATCCTCTATCACAAAGGAACAGAAAATGGACGAACAAGTGGAGTGGGGTtcctaattaataagaaatggaaGGATAGGATAATCGACATAGCAAGCACCTCAGACAGAGTAGCTAGTCTAAGTCTAAGACTATCCAGAAGATACACCATCCAAATTGtgcaa
- the LOC140451761 gene encoding uncharacterized protein yields MVLQETKQLGSEIVKVGKSTLFKSGGKTRYLGMGFIVSERISCVITDFQAISERLCYLTLRGKYRKISNAHAPIEEKDMEIKNKFYEQFGEPIEKVPKYDIKIIVEDMNVKVGSEDIYRNIIGSKSLHKESNGNGKKS; encoded by the coding sequence ATGGTCTTACAAGAAACCAAGCAGCTGGGAAGTGAAATAGTGAAAGTTGGAAAAAGTACTCTTTTTAAAAGCGGCGGGAAAACTAGATATCTGGGGATGGGTTTTATAGTGTCAGAGAGAATAAGCTGCGTAATAACTGACTTTCAAGCAATATCAGAAAGACTATGCTATTTAACATTGCGCGGGAAATATAGAAAAATCAGCAACGCACATGCTCCTATAGAAGAGAAAGatatggaaataaaaaataagttcTATGAACAATTCGGTGAACCAATTGAAAAAGTACCAAaatatgacataaaaataattgtggaagATATGAATGTGAAAGTAGGAAGCGAAGATATTTATAGGAATATAATAGGTAGTAAAAGCCTGCATAAAGAAAGTAATGGCAATGGAAAAAAATCCTAA